Below is a window of candidate division WOR-3 bacterium DNA.
GTATCCGTATGTTGGGGTTGAGATATTGGATCCGCCGCGGACGGTGCCGGCGAAGAATTTAGCGATCATCAACAATCAGACGTATGTTTGGCCTTATAATGGTTTGCCGGACAATATCCAGATACAGTTTATGGATGGTACGATAACGAGTCCGTCGGGTAGTGCGAATGATTTTTCTACGTGTAATTCAGCGGGTCCGTTTACCTTGGCGCCGGGTGAGAGTAAGGTTGTTGCGTTTGCGATATTAGGTGGTACGAATTTAGCGGATTTGCAGGCGAATGCGGATACGGCGTATAATCGTTATTGGAACTGGACTGGAGTGAAGGAGCGTGAGGGTGGTGAGGTATCTTTTGGGGTTAGGCTTTATCCTTTGGTGTCGGATGGTCGGTTGAATCTTGCGTATAAGGGTTATGATGGTGGTCTTAGGGTTGCGGTTTATGATGTGATGGGTCGTAAGGTTGATGAGTGTAGTTGGCGGAATTTGAGTGGTGATGGTGTGGTTAGTCTTGATCTTAGTCGGTTTGCGAATGGTGTTTATTTTGTGGGTATTGAGGCGGGTTCGCGGTCGGTGGTAGAGAAGGTGATACTGGTGAAGTAAGGGAATTAAAGATAGCGATTGCCGGGTCAGGAAAAAATCCTGACCCGGCTTTTTATTTTGCTTGACTTGAACCAGTTTTTGCGTATAATATCAGAGTGGAGGTAAAATGCGAAGAATAATTTGGATTGTGCCGGTTATTTTTTTTATTATTGCTTGTGCCAGTGATGATGTATTGGTGACTTTCAATAATGAAAAATTTACAGTAAAGGACCTTAATGATTTCTATCAATTTTCACCCAATGATGATTCATTACGCAGGGTCAAGGTAATAGATGATTTTATAAACCAACAGATGGCGATTATGGAGGCAAAATCACAGAGTTACGCTGATGACCCGGTGGTAAAGGCTTCAATGGAAACGAATGGAAGGGATATAATTATTCGTAGTTATTATCAAATTAAGGTTATTGATAAGATAAAGGTTAAAGATAGTGAAATTAGAAGTTTATATGAGAAATTAACCAGCCAGTACCACCTTGCTGAGATCGTAGTTGATAATGATTCACTCGCTCAATTTATCAAAAA
It encodes the following:
- a CDS encoding T9SS type A sorting domain-containing protein; translation: YPYVGVEILDPPRTVPAKNLAIINNQTYVWPYNGLPDNIQIQFMDGTITSPSGSANDFSTCNSAGPFTLAPGESKVVAFAILGGTNLADLQANADTAYNRYWNWTGVKEREGGEVSFGVRLYPLVSDGRLNLAYKGYDGGLRVAVYDVMGRKVDECSWRNLSGDGVVSLDLSRFANGVYFVGIEAGSRSVVEKVILVK